From one Brachypodium distachyon strain Bd21 chromosome 4, Brachypodium_distachyon_v3.0, whole genome shotgun sequence genomic stretch:
- the LOC100833925 gene encoding GDSL esterase/lipase EXL3 yields the protein MSRPTCRTVVVVVRWRLAAVAVVLAAVAMAAPALGETAPQKEGKEEKKKAMVTAAIVFGDSIMDPGNNNGLHTLIKANHPPYGKDFAGHQSTGRFSNGLIPSDFIAQGLNLKQLLPPYLGVEHTPEDLLTGVSFASGATGFDPLTPAIVSVITMEQQLEYFDEYRRKLVSITDEQKTQQIISGALFIVCAGTDDLANTYFTTPFRSLQYDIPSYVTLLLTSAESFLRNVSARGAQRIGFVGLPPIGCVPSQRTLGGGPARSCVPERNQAARLYNARAQEMVGRLGKEPGFPTLVYIDIYNIIQDLVDNGPAKYGFTETTHGCCGTGTVEVTALCDDRFVKVCDDVSERVFFDSYHPTQRAYKIIVDYIFDHYIQFLHL from the exons ATGTCGAGGCCGACATGTAGAacagtcgtcgtcgtcgtccggtGGCGGCTTGCGGCGGTGGCTGTAGTACTGGCGGCCGTGGcaatggcggcgccggctcTGGGCGAGACGGCGCCGCAGAaggaggggaaggaggagaagaagaaggcgatgGTGACGGCGGCGATCGTGTTCGGGGACTCCATCATGGACCCCGGCAACAACAACGGCCTCCACACGCTCATCAAGGCCAACCACCCGCCCTACGGCAAGGACTTCGCCGGCCACCAGTCCACAGGACGCTTCTCCAACGGCCTCATTCCCTCCGACTTCATCG CCCAGGGGCTTAACCTGAAGCAGCTACTTCCTCCGTACCTGGGCGTGGAGCACACCCCGGAGGACCTCCTCACCGGCGTCAGCTTCGCCTCCGGCGCCACCGGATTCGACCCCCTCACCCCTGCCATCGTG AGCGTGATCAccatggagcagcagctggagtACTTCGACGAGTACCGGCGCAAGCTAGTCTCCATCACCGACGAACAGAAAACCCAACAGATAATCTCCGGAGCCCTCTTCATAGTGTGCGCCGGAACAGACGACCTAGCGAACACATACTTCACAACCCCATTCCGGAGCCTCCAATACGACATTCCCTCCTACGTCACCCTCCTCCTGACCTCCGCCGAGTCCTTCCTCCGCAACGTCAGCGCCAGGGGAGCCCAGCGGATCGGCTTCGTGGGCCTTCCGCCCATCGGCTGCGTCCCGTCCCAGCGCaccctcggcggcggcccggcccggAGCTGCGTCCCGGAGCGGAACCAGGCCGCGCGGCTATATAACGCCAGGGCCCAGGAGATGGTGGGCCGGCTCGGGAAGGAGCCCGGGTTCCCCACGCTGGTGTACATCGACATCTATAACATCATTCAGGACCTTGTGGATAATGGGCCGGCCAAGTATGGGTTCACGGAGACCACGCATGGGTGCTGTGGCACCGGGACCGTGGAGGTGACCGCGCTGTGCGATGACAGGTTCGTGAAGGTGTGCGATGATGTTTCGGAGAGGGTGTTCTTTGATAGCTATCATCCTACGCAGAGGGCGTATAAGATCATCGTGGATTATATCTTTGATCACTACATCCAGTTCCTGCATCTCTGA
- the LOC100840065 gene encoding cystinosin homolog isoform X2, which translates to MSSSWNSVGLEVFYQVLGWIAFFAWSISFYPQVILNYKRKSVVGLNFDFVVLNLTKHSSYLIYNAALFFSPVIQRQYHDKYGVNEMIPVAANDVAFSLHAVALTAFTLSQVFIYERGNQKVSKVCISITAIVWTAAIICLIIAWPKSNWLWLIDVFSSIQVTMTAIKYIPQAVMNFKRKSTIGWSIGNIILDLTGGVLNFGQMGVQSIDQHTLVNFYGNIGKTLLSLEVVFFDVIFIIQHYVLYPVKRDENDVDYPVLPIQAKQEANA; encoded by the exons ATGTCGTCGTCGTGGAACTCGGTGGGGTTGGAGGTGTTCTACCAGGTGCTCGGGTGGATCGCCTTCTTCGCCTGGTCCATCAGCTTCTACCCGCAGGTCATCCTCAACTACAAGCGCAAGAG TGTCGTGGGCCTGAACTTTGATTTTGTGGTGTTGAACTTGACAAAGCACTCTTCCTACCTCATATACAATGCTGCTCTATTCTTCAGCCCCGTAATCCAGAGACAGTACCATGACAAGTATGGTGTTAATGAG ATGATTCCTGTTGCTGCCAATGATGTTGCCTTTTCTCTACATGCTGTTGCCTTGACAGCATTTACCCTTTCTCAAGTATTCATCTATGAG CGTGGAAACCAGAAAGTGTCCAAAGTGTGCATATCAATCACTGCTATTGTCTGGACAGCTGCTATTATTTGCCTCATTATAGCTTGGCCAAAAAGTAACTGGCTTTGGCTTATTGATGTGTTTAG TTCAATACAGGTTACAATGACAGCAATCAAGTACATCCCTCAG GCTGTCATGAACTTCAAGCGCAAGAGTACAATTGGTTGGAGTATTGGCAATATTATACTTGATCTTACAGGAGGGGTGCTGAACTTTGGTCAGATGGGTGTGCAATCTATTGATCAAC ACACTTTAGTGAATTTCTACGGAAATATCGGGAAAACCCTTCTTTCATTG GAAGTCGTTTTCTTCGATGTTATATTCATAATTCAACACTATGTGCTGTACCCTGTCAAACGGGACGAGAATG ATGTTGACTATCCTGTCCTCCCTATCCAAGCAAAACAAGAGGCGAACGCGTAA
- the LOC100840065 gene encoding cystinosin homolog isoform X1, whose product MSSSWNSVGLEVFYQVLGWIAFFAWSISFYPQVILNYKRKSVVGLNFDFVVLNLTKHSSYLIYNAALFFSPVIQRQYHDKYGVNEMIPVAANDVAFSLHAVALTAFTLSQVFIYERGNQKVSKVCISITAIVWTAAIICLIIAWPKSNWLWLIDVFSSIQVTMTAIKYIPQAVMNFKRKSTIGWSIGNIILDLTGGVLNFGQMGVQSIDQHTLVNFYGNIGKTLLSLEVVFFDVIFIIQHYVLYPVKRDENGKAIISERVTPLIRPSDKPEEDNV is encoded by the exons ATGTCGTCGTCGTGGAACTCGGTGGGGTTGGAGGTGTTCTACCAGGTGCTCGGGTGGATCGCCTTCTTCGCCTGGTCCATCAGCTTCTACCCGCAGGTCATCCTCAACTACAAGCGCAAGAG TGTCGTGGGCCTGAACTTTGATTTTGTGGTGTTGAACTTGACAAAGCACTCTTCCTACCTCATATACAATGCTGCTCTATTCTTCAGCCCCGTAATCCAGAGACAGTACCATGACAAGTATGGTGTTAATGAG ATGATTCCTGTTGCTGCCAATGATGTTGCCTTTTCTCTACATGCTGTTGCCTTGACAGCATTTACCCTTTCTCAAGTATTCATCTATGAG CGTGGAAACCAGAAAGTGTCCAAAGTGTGCATATCAATCACTGCTATTGTCTGGACAGCTGCTATTATTTGCCTCATTATAGCTTGGCCAAAAAGTAACTGGCTTTGGCTTATTGATGTGTTTAG TTCAATACAGGTTACAATGACAGCAATCAAGTACATCCCTCAG GCTGTCATGAACTTCAAGCGCAAGAGTACAATTGGTTGGAGTATTGGCAATATTATACTTGATCTTACAGGAGGGGTGCTGAACTTTGGTCAGATGGGTGTGCAATCTATTGATCAAC ACACTTTAGTGAATTTCTACGGAAATATCGGGAAAACCCTTCTTTCATTG GAAGTCGTTTTCTTCGATGTTATATTCATAATTCAACACTATGTGCTGTACCCTGTCAAACGGGACGAGAATGGTAAGGCCATCATTTCTGAGAGGGTAACTCCTCTTATCAGACCCTCTGACAAGCCTGAAGAAGATAATGTATGA